The Castanea sativa cultivar Marrone di Chiusa Pesio chromosome 11, ASM4071231v1 genome contains a region encoding:
- the LOC142616581 gene encoding uncharacterized protein LOC142616581 — protein sequence MALKHGGGEEEERFLGYLITKRGIEVSPNQIKAVKRLRLPGNPKEVQKLTAKWGTRLGSFDIKYKSRNSVKGQVLADFIAEFTSRATSITGLVEVRPWRVFMDGMSNTAGAGARIVVITPDELKLEHLFRLGFRASNNEAKYEALLAGLRVVMDLGAREVKVYSDSLLVVSQVQGNFEAKDPWMIEYLRLAKRMMGNFETVKIEWIALGQNRHADSLATLASSIADKVPRLIRAELVPERSIAARALIVQVTKAERCWIDLIINFLSKDRTSEDEKEAARVRRTTARYWLSTDRKLYRRSFEGPYLQCLRLDQAKELLGELHEGVCGSHVGGRSLAH from the exons ATGGCTCTCAAACacggtggtggtgaagaagaagagcg ATTCCTGGGCTATTTGATTACTAAACGGGGGATAGAGGTCAGCCCTAATCAAATCAAAGCCGTGAAACGTCTCAGACTGCCGGGCAACCCGAAAGAGGTTCAAAAGCTAACTG CCAAGTGGGGGACTCGGCTAGGCTCCTTCGACATCAAATACAAGTCGAGGAACTCGGTGAAGGGACAGGTACTTGCGGATTTTATTGCCGAGTTCACGTCGAGAGCCACGAGCATAACTGGCTTAGTAGAAGTCAGGCCGTGGAGGGTGTTTATGGACGGAATGTCCAATACGGCTGGAGCAGGGGCAAGGATAGTGGTCATCACCCCGGACGAGCTGAAGCTGGAACACTTATTCAGGTTAGGCTTCAGGGCTTCTAACAATGAGGCCAAATACGAAGCTCTGCTTGCAGGACTAAGGGTTGTCATGGATCTGGGAGCAAGGGAGGTGAAGGTATATTCGGACTCCCTCCTCGTGGTAAGTCAGGTCCAGGGGAACTTCGAGGCCAAGGATCCCTGGATGATAGAATACCTGCGGCTAGCAAAGCGGATGATGGGTAACTTTGAGACAGTCAAGATAGAGTGGATAGCCCTGGGGCAAAACCGTCACGCCGATTCCTTGGCAACTCTAGCATCATCAATAGCTGACAAAGTACCTCGGCTGATTAGGGCGGAGTTGGTGCCTGAGCGAAGTATTGCCGCCAGGGCACTGATTGTACAGGTCACTAAAGCCGAGAGATGCTGGATTGATCTGATCATCAACTTCCTTTCAAAGGATCGAACCTCGGAAGATGAGAAGGAGGCAGCCAGAGTACGGCGAACTACCGCTCGGTACTGGTTATCTACCGATCGGAAGCTATATCGTAGGTCATTCGAAGGGCCATACCTGCAGTGCCTACGCCTCGACCAGGCTAAAGAGCTGTTAGGTGAACTGCACGAGGGAGTCTGCGGTAGCCACGTGGGGGGACGCTCGTTGGCGCACTGA
- the LOC142616579 gene encoding uncharacterized protein LOC142616579, with product MDTMSRALHQAARSPFSRDIESAPMPSRFARPPFNSYTGRTDLVEHVSHYIQMMSLHSHNNALMCKVFPSSLGPTALRWFNGMKKGSIHSFSELILEFGVRFMTCSWVPQPVDALLSMKMGVGETLRNYASRYWELYNEIGGGNEKIAASTFQIGLPEESGLRESLTLKPPEHMRQLMRRIEEYKRLEDDWLQSKGKEPIISYPQNNGFNPRHRKDLRIPEPDPALRGVNATFKEPVHRIIDRIKNEPYFRRPNRMASDPLRRNQNLYCSYHRDKGHTTEQCRVLKDHLGQLVKAGHLKEFLVEIGSQETGPAERLRRNPLLLPLGVIEVIYAAPRAIITPTAKGVLTVVLAEGSTSEQPPRKRPRYSRQPITFDDDDLEGTTQPHHDASDSHGPNKGIHSEENNDRSREWRRCDVPEPIQGARPEKWGLVQV from the coding sequence ATGGATACCATGAGCCGAGCACTGCACCAAGCTGCCCGGTCACCATTCTCTAGAGATATCGAAAGTGCACCTATGCCGAGTCGATTCGCGCGACCACCGTTCAATTCCTACACTGGGAGGACAGACCTGGTAGAACATGTAAGTCACTATATTCAGATGATGTCCTTGCACTCTCATAACAATGcattgatgtgtaaggttttcccctcgAGCCTCGGGCCCACTGcattgaggtggttcaacgggaTGAAGAAGGGCTCGATCCATAGTTTCTCGGAACTGATCTTGGAGTTTGGAGTACGGTTCATGACGTGCAGTTGGGTTCCGCAGCCCGTGGACgcgttgctatcaatgaagaTGGGGGTTGGAGAGACCCTTCGCAACTATGCCAGTCGGTACTGGGAGCTGTACAACGAGATCGGAGGGGGCAATGAAAAGATCGCGGCTAGCACCTTTCAGATTGGCCTACCCGAAGAGTCCGGGCTGAGAGAATCGTTGACCTTAAAGCCTCCCGAGCATATGAGGCAGCTGATGAGGCGTATCGAGGAGTATAAGCGCTTAGAGGACGATTGGCTGCAGTCTAAAGGGAAGGAGCCGATAATCAGTTATCCTCAGAACAACGGCTTCAACCCCAGACACAGGAAGGATTTGAGGATTCCAGAGCCCGACCCGGCACTTAGGGGAGTCAACGCGACATTCAAGGAGCCTGTACATCGCATCATtgatagaataaaaaatgagccATATTTTAGACGACCGAACAGGATGGCAAGCGACCCGTTAAGGAGAAACCAGAACTTGTATTGCTCCTATCACAGGGATAAAGGGCACACCACCGAGCAATGTAGGGTGTTGAAAGATCACCTGGGACAGTTGGTGAAGGCGGGGCATTTGAAAGAGTTTTTGGTGGAGATTGGGAGTCAAGAGACCGGACCGGCTGAGCGGCTGCGTCGAAACCCTCTCCTTCTCCCTTTGGGAGTGATAGAGGTCATCTACGCCGCTCCAAGGGCAATTATAACACCCACAGCTAAGGGGGTGTTGACCGTGGTGTTAGCAGAAGGAAGCACAAGCGAACAACCCCCGAGGAAGAGGCCGAGGTACAGTAGACAACCCATCACGTTCGACGACGATGACCTGGAAGGTACTACCCAGCCCCACCACGATGCTTCTGATAGTCACGGCCCGAATAAGGGGATTCATAGTGAAGAGAATAATGATAGATCAAGGGAGTGGCGCAGATGTGATGTACCCGAACCTATACAGGGGGCTCGGCCTGAAAAATGGGGACTTGTCCAAGTATGA